CTGCCACCACGCATGATGCACACCAGCACCCACTCATGCAgctccccccagctctcccaccatGGATGACGCTGTGGTGCTTGGGATGAAAGGCTACAGCCTGAGCAAGACGCTTGGAGAAGGCTCTTACGGCAAAGTGAAATCTGCCTACTGCGACCGGCTGAAATGCAACGTGGCCATCAAGATAATCAACAAGAATGAAACTCCTCAGGACTGCCTGGAAAGATTTCTCCCCAGGGAAATAGAAGCTTTGAAACGTTTGCGCCACCCCTCAATCATCAAAACCTATGAGATTTTTGAGTCATCAGCTGGGAAAGTGTACATCGTGATGGAGCTGGGGGAAAAGGGAGACCTCCTGGACTACATCAAGACCACAGGAGCTATGAGAGAAGACATCGCTCGCATCAAGTTCAAACAGTTGGCTTCTGCCATCAAGCATTGCCACGACTCGGACATAGCTCACAGGGACCTGAAATGTGAGAACATCCTTCTCGATGAAAACCTCAACATCAAGCTGTCAGACTTTGGCTTTTCCAAATCCTTGTCTCGGgatgaaaatggaaaaactaTTCTCAGCAAAACCTTCTGCGGGTCTGCCGCATACGCAGCCCCCGAAGTGCTGCAGGGCATCCCTTGCGACCCCAGGATTTCTGACATATGGAGTCTGGGTGTCATCCTGTATACAATGGTCTACGCTTTAATGCCATTTGATGATTCCAATGTCAGGAACATGATCTCTATGCAGAAACAACACAGGATTCCCTTCCCCAACTCAAAACACCTGACGGTAGAGTGCAAGGACCTCATTTACCACTTGCTCCAGCCCAATGTGTCTCAGAGGTTGTGCATAGATGAAGTTTTGAAACACTCATGGTTGCAGGCTCCAAAATccaccatcccatcccctctgccagctgcagaagaGGGTGAGCATTCCCAAAACCTGTGCGAACGAAAGCCTGAGCACAAGCTGCAAACCAAATCCTAATCTGCAGAAtgggaagcagaagagaaagaaaagggaaccTCCTGAGGATGGTGAACTGGTGGATTTTCAGTTTCAACTTCTCTGGACGCTTTCAGAAATAGCCCTCATCTTTTGCTTTATGAAGTATAGCAACAGAAGACAAGGTGCATCTGCTGAGGTGAACGAACAGCTTAACACCACTATTCTCCAAAGACCTGTCTCCAATATGGTTTGCGGGGTCGAGAAGGGACTGTGAAAACACATCGCAAAGTTGCTTTCAGCGCTGCTGATATTTAACAGCTCTTACACTCACGTTTCTCAAGTTCCTGACTACACCAGCTGCAGGCTTCACGCGTGCATCAACCACATTCTAGATTCAGTAAGTGAGAGGGCATATTATTAGGAAGTGTGAACTGATGTCTGAAACTGTATGCATACTGTTTTCATGATGTACCACCTCTCCTGACAGGCCCACTGTACGTTCAAGAACATCAGTTTAAACACCACTTAAATTAAAGAGAAACCCTCTAAAATTCTGAGTCATGTCTGAATATATACATGGTCGTATCCTCTCTCCCgcaaagcacaaaaccaaaacgCTGAAAGAAAGTCCAGTTCAACGTTTTAGGAAGGCTTACCACATTTTATAAATAGACATATCTGTACAGAAACATATTTAAATGCATTGCCAtcttaaaaagagaaatatatctttaaaaaaattatcgcCATTTTCCAAAAGTTCAGAATCTTTTCTGCCACTGCAGGAAGGATCCTTTTGCTACAGCAGCCCTGTGCATCCCACCTATGCAGCTCAAAGGGAAGTTATACCACAGCAGGAGAGACTCTGCTTCCAAAAAGCACATCACAGGCTATTTTCACTATATAGTCTAGAGTAACGCTGGTCCCAGGTCTCATAACCGCTGGCTTCCACTCTGGCAGCTGGATCTAGACACCCTTTACTGCCCGTGGCTCACAACATCCAGTTTGCAGACAGCCGAGCACAGCCAGTTCACTGTCGCCTTGCTGGTGACTGGAATATTCAGCAATCAGATGCCTTCCTTCTTTTCGGAAGCTGCAGTAAATTGTCTGTGATTGACGTAGTATCCTGAGATACCGGTGTCTGAGATACTGTCCTAGGTTGCGGGGTGCTCGTGGGTGTATGAGGCCCATTTGCTGGGGTCTTGTAAGCAGGGGTTCCTgtgtgggctggggaaggagTATAGCTGGCTCGCAGGGCTTTGTCGGTATATTTACTTGCAGTCCTGTTTACTAGTCTTTGCAAAGCTGGTGACATTCCCGGGCTCAGTCCTTTTGGAGTGAGGCTGGAACAgaataaacagttttaaaagattttacagTAAAAATCTGCCGTTTATCAGGAAGAGCATCAATGCTTCCACAGG
This Chroicocephalus ridibundus chromosome 13, bChrRid1.1, whole genome shotgun sequence DNA region includes the following protein-coding sequences:
- the TSSK2 gene encoding testis-specific serine/threonine-protein kinase 2; this encodes MDDAVVLGMKGYSLSKTLGEGSYGKVKSAYCDRLKCNVAIKIINKNETPQDCLERFLPREIEALKRLRHPSIIKTYEIFESSAGKVYIVMELGEKGDLLDYIKTTGAMREDIARIKFKQLASAIKHCHDSDIAHRDLKCENILLDENLNIKLSDFGFSKSLSRDENGKTILSKTFCGSAAYAAPEVLQGIPCDPRISDIWSLGVILYTMVYALMPFDDSNVRNMISMQKQHRIPFPNSKHLTVECKDLIYHLLQPNVSQRLCIDEVLKHSWLQAPKSTIPSPLPAAEEGEHSQNLCERKPEHKLQTKS